The following proteins are co-located in the Palaemon carinicauda isolate YSFRI2023 chromosome 3, ASM3689809v2, whole genome shotgun sequence genome:
- the LOC137631144 gene encoding uncharacterized protein: protein MVKNVDPPSPPTYHLNDMKALEGTEASRFIGAISPTPSKGNNLEPEPNMDTDLSSAPEDSDDDDLPSHPQRKRGAPSSPTSNQQVAKKANQQSTSDPESSSLDLPSDNEEDSSTSKPKSPRPNENRETRPKQVEDADPHNPNSWIEVNSKGKKSTVQAQAPVPSTSNAPSPFKANESTKFPKFKIQNNSQFPAYDRVIVIEKDHPGINMAVKPNLEGDMILSPKDLTAVNILKTLNYVVELDPSQLKRIYIVCGYSFKCQRYGHHQNNCKAAYPICGICSKRHDTAICLTKYKADEPTTAKCPQCHKGHHSWNKRCPERLRREHARRNQTPSNSNTAGTRATKPAQQQPDPRQNQVSNNSRPTSHSGSSYRDILQGTQNSAVPNSRVQHTNLSQQTPPPSNDPVTPPRPQRTPRSPRVPRQNPQTQPQPQPNPPPSQQSFTPPEIIHSPQPSTSYAPIPQAPTSYSFTHFPSLSQQNPSQNYSQSLFANPLIGLLLQPQILETAIFTLLGQFYPGLDQNENFVNAIRNPASVLDANLLFAAAETQDTIISGDFNAHHPFLKSPSLTNATGDHLHSLLEDFPGVKLLNNVDIPTHIAGGRLDLTFVSHNLTYGSSWDLHPLLTSDHYGTVSSFRLDKLPDPPPPPRRWNPDFAHWDLFEQHMTSWAERYSVRPPEDADNILLSLNNQLNEAAASSMPKKKSFVKDHKDSWYYNPRIKAMNKRLNRVRKLFRRNNTEALYQTLISVARHATEVANDVKKEKWLEWCSQVSGLTPIRKIWAWFNKVSGKRYTARVTHPDPPAEALRIAQNFANRSKSENLSIQARQRQEVLYPIRMNMVTAGCNIPDDTDALYTMDELNTALSKNKDTAPGADNITYSMLKHMGNPAKEIYLKLINKTHVERVRPQLWRQQDTQPVPKPKEENAYRPIALITCTAKVAERMVLNRLKWKVGDLHHRLYAFREGVGTHECITDLMATINEERALVVFLDLEKAFELASAAAILFSLVRKRVRGHLLSWVHEYTKGREARVSFQGATSPFLPLENGTPQGGILSPFLFNVLMENLLFIELPRGIEIFIYADDICIVCPNSIRNQSQKMQRALNAIAHECNELGLKINPLKTKAMAIKYFEPPPPLLINDNPIEWVPNFIYLGVNINHKFLSSVQVKLLKNKVNNRYNAMKRICTLNKGATSHLLRLFYVQAVRSQVEYASPVLTSVPAVSLTSLEVIQNNAMRLITGSPMWTRLHLLRQETNLLSLADRIKMRMCCVIVKTIKVNRTSPLKTRLNRFINLHENLDPPNNYIGSLVKLIRDVNIQQTINNVKHDKFHPSYVPPAPWSKDPIEINYTVLPAFKSQCSIQQLKTAAQDSINSTSSTNVYYTDGSVDINIPAAGSAVFSRSFSCAWRLSDHASILQAELYAIAKALENSLYKYGNTTIHTDSRGAIQSITKRNFSENIHLISTIKAMAAAHALRNRKVTINWIPSHVGVQGNDEADRLANSALRCPTVDKACRPSLSHIKKLMNDYCHIQKKSLIRQVLLEGSRSATWYTSVTNLLPHNIPKSLNRKLTVIIFRLRLGYLCTWQLIDIEDRPCLYCDLPTGDQPLEHYLLHCRDTFPLRQTIASPPPYTAVQKRSSFQILDAEKIKIQIWVAEIIKHPDLSRTYRNDQDSRCEKEKIKLIDLRRRKDQTSRCETEEIIYPDLRWRKDQTSRSETQKRSSFQIREAKKIKLPDLRR from the exons ATGGTTAAAAATGTAGACCCTCCCTCGCCACCAACGTATCATTTAAACGACATGAAGGCTTTGGAGGGTACTGAAGCCTCCCGTTTCATCGGCGCCATCTCCCCTACCCCCTCAAAAGGCAACAACCTCGAACCTGAACCAAACATGGACACTGATCTCTCCTCTGCACCTGAAGATTCTGATGATGACGATCTCCCCTCTCATCCCCAACGCAAGAGAGGGGCTCCCTCCTCTCCTACTTCAAACCAACAGGTCGCTAAGAAGGCTAACCAACAGTCTACAAGCGATCCTGAAAGCTCATCACTAGACCTACCCTCTGATAACGAAGAGGATAGCTCCACTTCAAAACCAAAATCACCTAGGCCTAATGAAAATCGTGAGACTAGGCCTAAGCAAGTGGAGGATGCCGACCCTCACAATCCCAACTCTTGGATAGAGGTTAATAGTAAAGGTAAGAAGTCGACTGTACAAGCACAAGCACCTGTACCTTCAACTTCAAATGCACCTTCCCCATTTAAAGCAAATGAAAGCACAAAGTTCCCtaaatttaaaatacaaaataactCTCAATTTCCCGCCTATGATAGAGTAATTGTCATTGAAAAAGACCACCCAGGTATCAATATGGCAGTCAAGCCAAATCTCGAGGGTGACATGATATTGTCACCTAAGGATTTGACTGCTGTCAATATTCTTAAAACTTTGAATTATGTTGTAGAGCTTGATCCCTCCCAGCTTAAAAGGATATACATAGTCTGTGGATATTCTTTTAA GTGCCAAAGATATGGACACCATCAAAATAATTGCAAAGCTGCATATCCCATATGTGGCATCTGTTCCAAGAGGCATGACACTGCCATCTGTCTAACTAAATACAAGGCCGATGAACCTACAACTGCCAAATGCCCTCAATGTCACAAGGGGCATCATTCCTGGAACAAAAGATGTCCAGAGAGACTTCGAAGGGAACATGCCAGAAGGAATCAAACTCCTTCAAACTCCAACACAGCTGGCACTCGAGCTACTAAACCAGCTCAACAACAGCCTGATCCAAGGCAAAATCAGGTTTCAAATAACTCTAGGCCTACCTCTCATTCTGGTTCCTCCTACAGAGACATATTACAAGGTACTCAGAATTCTGCTGTGCCTAATTCTCGTGTACAACACACCAACCTATCCCAACAAACACCTCCCCCTTCCAACGATCCTGTCACCCCCCCTAGGCCTCAAAGGACACCTAGATCTCCTAGGGTCCCGAGACAGAACCCCCAAACACAACCACAACCCCAACCTAATCCCCCTCCCAGTCAACAATCCTTCACTCCTCCAGAAATAATCCACTCCCCCCAACCTTCAACATCCTATGCCCCTATTCCTCAAGCCCCTACCTCCTACTCCTTTACCCACTTCCCTTCCCTTTCCCAACAAAATCCCTCCCAAAATTATTCACAATCCTTATTTGCCAATCCTTTAATAGGCCTCCTTCTCCAACCACAAATATTAGAAACAGCTATATTTACCTTATTAGGGCAATTCTATCCAGGACTGGACCAGAATGAGAATTTTGTAAATGCAATCAG AAATCCTGCAAGTGTACTTGATGCTAATCTGCTCTTTGCGGCAGCAGAGACTCAGGATACCATTATTTCAggagattttaatgctcaccatcctTTCCTTAAGTCACCATCCCTTACTAATGCGACTGGGGATCATCTGCATTCTCTACTTGAGGATTTTCCTGGGGTGAAACTCCTTAACAATGTCGATATCCCTACTCATATTGCAGGGGGACGTCTGGACTTGACATTCGTTTCTCATAACCTTACATATGGTTCCTCTTGGGACCTACATCCTTTGTTAACAAGTGATCATTATGGCACTGTCTCTTCTTTCAGATTAGACAAATTGCCtgatcctcctcctccccctaggAGATGGAATCCGGATTTTGCTCATTGGGATCTCTTTGAACAGCACATGACTTCATGGGCTGAAAGATATTCTGTTAGACCCCCTGAAGACGCTGATAATATCCTTCTCTCACTCAATAATCAACTTAACGAAGCTGCAGCATCCTCTATGCCAAAGAAAAAGTCCTTTGTTAAAGATCATAAGGACTCATGGTACTATAATCCTAGGATTAAGGCCATGAACAAGCGGCTTAACAGAGTCAGGAAATTATTTAGAAGAAATAACACTGAAGCTCTATACCAGACACTCATCAGTGTTGCTAGACATGCTACAGAGGTGGCAAATGATGTTAAAAAGGAAAAATGGCTTGAATGGTGTTCACAAGTCAGCGGCCTCACTCCTATCCGAAAGATCTGGGCCTGGTTCAATAAAGTATCAGGAAAAAGATACACAGCAAGGGTCACACACCCTGACCCTCCTGCTGAAGCCCTTAGGATAGCACAAAATTTTGCCAACAGATCCAAATCTGAAAACCTCTCAATACAGGCCAGACAAAGGCAAGAGGTCCTATATCCTATAAGGATGAACATGGTCACTGCAGGTTGCAACATACCTGATGATACTGATGCCCTGTACACCATGGATGAACTAAATACTGCTCTTTCAAAGAACAAGGACACTGCCCCTGGTGCTGATAATATCACATACAGCATGTTAAAGCACATGGGAAATCCAGCAAAAGAAATCTAtttaaaacttataaataaaaccCATGTGGAAAGGGTTAGACCTCAGCTCTGGAGGCAGCAGGATACTCAACCTGTTCCCAAACCGAAAGAAGAAAATGCCTACAGGCCCATAGCTCTGATCACTTGTACAGCTAAGGTTGCAGAAAGAATGGTCCTTAACCGACTTAAGTGGAAGGTTGGTGACCTGCACCATAGATTATATGCATTCAGAGAAGGAGTAGGCACTCATGAATGCATAACAGATCTCATGGCCACTATAAATGAAGAAAGAGCCCTTGTTGTCTTCTTGGACCTTGAGAAAGCTTTTGAACTTGCCAGTGCAGCTGCAATACTCTTCTCTCTTGTCCGCAAGAGAGTAAGAGGACATCTTCTGTCCTGGGTTCATGAGTACACAAAAGGCCGAGAAGCCAGAGTCTCCTTTCAAGGTGCAACTTCTCCTTTTCTTCCCTTGGAAAATGGCACCCCTCAGGGTGGAATACTGAGTCCTTTCCTATTTAATGTTCTCATGGAAAACCTCCTATTTATTGAACTCCCTAGAGgtatagaaatattcatatatgcagatgacatctGCATTGTTTGTCCCAATTCCATTCGAAACCAGTCCCAAAAAATGCAAAGAGCTCTAAATGCTATTGCTCATGAATGTAATGAATTAGGTTTAAAAATAAATCCACTTAAAACTAAGGCAATGGCAATAAAATACTTTGAACCTCCTCCCCCTCTACTGATTAATGATAACCCAATAGAATGGGttcctaattttatttatttaggtGTTAATATTAACCATAAATTTCTTTCTAGTGTACAAGTTAAGCTACTTAAAAACAAAGTCAACAATAGATACAATGCAATGAAAAGAATATGTACTTTAAATAAAGGAGCAACTTCACATttattgagacttttctatgtGCAAGCAGTCAGATCACAGGTTGAGTACGCTTCTCCTGTGCTCACTTCAGTTCCTGCAGTATCTCTTACTTCACTTgaagtaattcaaaacaatgccatgagattaatcactgGCTCCCCTATGTGGACAAGGCTTCACCTCCTCAGGCAAGAAACCAACCTGTTATCTcttgcagatagaataaaaatgcgTATGTGTTGTGTCATAGTTAAAACTATTAAAGTAAATAGAACTTCCCCACTCAAAACAAGATTGAACAGATTCATCAATTTGCATGAAAACCTAGATCCCCCTAATAATTATATTGGTAGTCTTGTTAAACTAATTAGAGATGTAAATATACAACAAACCATTAATAATGTTAAACATGACAAATTTCATCCTAGCTATGTCCCTCCAGCTCCTTGGAGCAAGGATCCAATTGAAATAAATTACACTGTTCTCCCTGCATTTAAATCTCAATGTTCTATTCAACAGTTAAAGACTGCAGCCCAGGATTCAATTAATAGCACCAGCTCCACGAATGTCTACTATACTGATGGTTCTGTAGACATTAATATACCTGCTGCTGGATCAGCTGTTTTTTCCAGATCTTTCTCATGTGCCTGGAGGCTTTCTGACCATGCATCCATTCTACAGGCAGAACTCTACGCCATTGCGAAGGCCTTGGAAAATTCCCTATATAAATATGGTAATACTACTATTCACACAGATTCTAGAGGTGCCATACAAAGCATCACAAAGCGAAATTTTTCAGAAAATATTCATCTAATCAGCACTATTAAGGCTATGGCAGCAGCCCATGCTTTGAGAAACAGGAAAGTTACCATCAACTGGATCCCAAGTCATGTAGGTGTTCAAGGAAATGATGAAGCTGATCGCCTTGCAAACAGTGCTTTGAGGTGTCCCACTGTAGACAAGGCGTGTAGACCCTCACTTTCACacataaagaaattaatgaatgacTATTGTCACATTCAGAAAAAGAGTTTAATTCGTCAAGTTCTGCTTGAGGGCTCACGTTCTGCTACATGGTACACTTCAGTAACTAACCTCCTTCCACATAATATTCCTAAATCACTTAACAGGAAACTAACAGTCATTATTTTCAGATTACGGCTGGGTTATCTCTGCACCTGGCAATTAATTGATATTGAAGATAGGCCATGTTTATATTGTGATTTACCCACAGGAGATCAACCACTAGAACACTACCTCCTCCACTGCAGAGATACATTCCCCCTCCGACAGACTATAGCTTCTCCCCCCCCTTACACAGCAGTACAA